The Dreissena polymorpha isolate Duluth1 chromosome 10, UMN_Dpol_1.0, whole genome shotgun sequence genome includes a region encoding these proteins:
- the LOC127848964 gene encoding uncharacterized protein DDB_G0271670-like, which translates to SSSSSSSSSSSSSSSSSSSSSSNSRSSSSSSSSSSSSSSSSGSSSCSSSCSSSSSSSSSSSSSSSSRSSSSSSSSSSSSSSSSSSSSSSSSCSSSSSSSSRNSSSSSSRSSSSSSSSSNSSSSSRSSSSISSSNSSSRSSSSSSSSSSSSNSSSRSSSSSSSSSSSSNSSSSSSSSSSSSSSSSGSSSCSSSCSSSSSSSSSSSSSSSRSSSSSSSSSSSSSSSSSSSSSSSSSSSSSSSSSSSSSSSSSSSSSSSSSSSSSSSSSSSSSSVDKMWIINDEKHNLFYQDDTLYIHIRGIIRKQSSDGNNNKPSAITIPTTPTSSSCDNNHISEYIQAPNARTSMSPSYFMSPTMKEKIMSPETPYFIPIFFSKLVSETGR; encoded by the exons agtagtagtagtagtagtagcagtagtagtagtagtagtagtagtagtagtagtagtagtagtagtaatagtagaagtagtagtagtagtagtagtagtagtagtagtagtagtagtagtagtggtagtagtagttgtagtagtagttgtagtagtagtagtagtagtagtagtagtagtagtagtagtagtagtagtagaagtagtagtagtagtagtagtagtagtagtagtagtagtagtagtagtagtagtagtagtagtagtagtagttgtagtagtagtagtagtagtagtagtagaaatagtagtagtagtagtagtagaagtagtagcagcagcagtagtagtagtaatagtagtagtagtagta gaagcagcagcagcatcagcagcagtaatagtagtagtagaagtagtagtagtagtagtagtagtagtagtagtagtaatagtagtagtagaagtagtagtagtagtagtagtagtagtagtagtagtaatagtagtagtagtagtagtagtagtagtagtagtagtagtagtagtagtggtagtagtagttgtagtagtagttgtagtagtagtagtagtagtagtagtagtagtagtagtagtagtagtagaagtagtagtagtagtagtagtagtagtagtagtagtagtagtagtagtagtagtagtagtagtagtagtagtagtagtagtagtagtagtagtagtagtagtagtagtagtagtagtagtagtagtagtagtagtagtagtagtagtagtagtagtagtagtagtagtagtagtagtagtagtag CGTGGACAAGATGTGGATAATCAATGACGAAAAACACAACCTGTTCTATCAAGACGACACCCTCTACATACACATACGAGGAATTATACGTAAACAATCCTCAGATGGAAATAACAACAAACCTAGCGCCATTACCATACCAACGACGCCAACATCTAGTTCCTGTGACAATAATCACATATCAGAATATATCCAAGCGCCTAATGCTAGGACCTCAATGTCTCCCTCGTATTTCATGTCGCCAACAATGAAAGAGAAAATCATGTCTCCCGAAACTCCCTATTTCATACCCATATTTTTCAGTAAACTTGTATCAGAGACCGGAAGATGA
- the LOC127848963 gene encoding ankyrin repeat and SAM domain-containing protein 3-like, with protein sequence MAADGSKAYEVFPNFRLSALPNYTLNIGQGNGTAVPMTELLSKMKEIVNKIYEYTLKDDITSVKRCIDDDVMAWNTRDENGTTPLMTAATLNRLAILNLLLTSKCDVNVTDVNGNTALHLAVDEGNCDAAKLLIESGRVIVDAANFKGDTPLMRAAYYDYCEAARILISQGQADLNIRNKSGQTALLIALQEGSRMTSDLIIKSGCDVTICDNLGRSPFYMAIHSPCMKSLDCARALVETGYDLSVDKMWIINDEKHNLFYQDDTLYSHIRGILRKPSSDGNNNKPSLITIPTASISSLCDNNYTSEAVLSPNARTSLSPPYSISPTLKEKIMSTDTPNFIPIPFSKIASETRKSPNASTISPLSSRRNLFKESNSVLSWKRPELASSFSSDSDDVGDDALQKNLKLINLPTYLCEYNSCTESLKDKHMPKVNGAWSPGPRPKFVKSASDGVQSAPCSPLLGIKRQMSAQSGKSGSLECMNSRKTSLPSRSVVKFCTEIHVYGAM encoded by the exons ATGGCGGCTGACGGATCTAAGGCGTATGAAGTATTTCCTAACTTCCGACTGTCGGCATTACCAAACTACACGCTGAATATTGGCCAAGGCAATGGAACTGCAG TTCCTATGACAGAGCTTTTG AGTAAAATGAAGgaaattgtaaacaaaatctaCGAATATACCTTGAAAGATGACATCACTTCCGTTAAACGTTGTATCGACGATGATGTCATGGCCTGGAACACACGTGACGAAAATGGAACAACACCTCTTATGACCGCAGCGACGTTGAACAGACTGGCGATATTAAACTTACTGCTAACATCGAAATGTGACGTCAACGTCACCGACGTCAACGGAAACACTGCACTCCATCTGGCAGTAGATGAAGGCAATTGTGATGCTGCCAAGCTTCTTATAGAAAGTG gACGCGTTATCGTGGACGCCGCTAACTTCAAAGGAGACACGCCTCTGATGAGGGCCGCCTATTATGACTATTGCGAAGCAGCCAGGATACTGATCTCGCAAG GTCAAGCTGATTTGAATATACGTAACAAATCTGGGCAGACTGCATTGCTGATAGCTCTTCAAGAAGGAAGCCGTATGACATCAGATCTGATTATCAAAAGCGGATGTGACGTCACGATATGCGATAATCTTGGCAGAAGTCCATTTTATATGGCCATTCATAGTCCGTGTATGAAGAGTTTGGACTGTGCCAGGGCTTTAGTCGAAACAG GGTACGATTTAAGCGTGGACAAAATGTGGATAATCAATGACGAAAAACACAACCTGTTTTACCAAGACGACACCCTCTATTCACATATCAGAGGAATCCTACGTAAACCATCCTCGgatggaaataataacaaaccaAGCCTCATCACGATACCAACGGCGTCAATATCTAGTTTATGCGACAATAATTACACATCAGAAGCTGTCTTGTCACCTAATGCTAGGACGTCATTATCTCCTCCGTATTCCATATCGCCAACACTGAAAGAGAAAATCATGTCAACCGATACTCCCAATTTCATACCTATACCTTTCAGTAAAATTGCATCAGAGACCAGAAAATCACCAAACGCATCAACAATATCTCCGTTATCTAGTCGAAGAAATCTTTTCAAAGAGTCAAATTCTGTTCTTTCTTGGAAAAGACCGGAACTTGCGTCATCGTTTTCTTCCGATTCTGATGACGTAGGAGATGATGCATTGCAAAAAAATCTAAAATTGATTAACTTACCAACTTATCTTTGTGAATATAATTCATGCACAGAATCCCTTAAAGACAAGCATATGCCAAAGGTAAACGGCGCATGGTCTCCCGGTCCGAGACCTAAGTTCGTGAAATCAGCGAGCGATGGAGTCCAGTCTGCACCTTGCAGTCCATTGTTAGGCATCAAGCGACAGATGAGCGCCCAGTCGGGAAAGTCCGGTTCCCTTGAGTGTATGAACTCCCGGAAGACGTCACTTCCGTCCCGGTCGGTAGTAAAGTTCTGCACGGAGATACACGTGTACGGAGCGATGTGA